The genomic window CTCACTCATTGAGAAGGTCCTCCGTATTCAGGTAGTTCTCCACACTTTCATGTCCCAAACCCCTTATCCTTTCCGGAGCTTCCTGGGGTTGTTGCTCTTCCCAGCCCTTCATGTAATGCTTTCCAGCTCTTCCTAGAGCTATATCTCTGGGTAGCACAAATATGGCGGCTTTCTCTGTGACACAAGCATGCTCACAGAGACCACAGCCGGTGCAGTGGTCGGGGTCCACCTTGGGAACCATGAAAGCGTGTTTCCCCGTTCTAGGATTCCTGTAAACCTCTATGTATATAGCTTTGTCAAGCAACGGACAGACTCTGTAGCAGGCATCACACCTGAGCCCCCAGTAGGCTATGCAGTTCTTCTGGTCTATGACCGCAACACCCATTCTCGCTTTGGTTATATCAAGTTTCTTCTGTCCATCCTTCAGAGTGGATACCAGGTCTGGCTCAAGGGCACCAGTGGGACACGCGGGAACGCAGGGTATATCCTCACACATGTAGCAGGGAACATCCCGGGGTATAAAGTACGGTGTCCCAAGGGGTTTGTTGTCTCCCGGTGTTGCGAGCCTGAGGGTAACCTTTTTCTTGCCTCCCTCGTAAGGGACAGAAGGTCTGTTGGCACAAGCTTCAACACATAACCCGCACTTAATGCACTTCTTTAGAAATTCATCCCCGGGCAGGGCACCCGGGGGTCTTATAACGAGAGGGTCGTAGGTATTTTCCTTAACAAAGGCTCCCCAAACAACACCTCCTACGATGGAAATACCTATAGCCTGCATAGTCCTAACGAGGAACTTTCTTCTCGTTTCTCCTCTTGGTGTAGGAGGCTTATCCTTTGCCATGTCCTGTCACCTCATGCTGGGTAAATCTTCACGGCACACTTCTTGTAGTCAGTCTGCTTGGATATGGGACATCTCTGGTCAAGGGTGACTTTGTTTATGTAAACCCTCTCGTCAAACCATGGGACGAAAACTAATCCTCTTGGAGGTCTGTTTCTTCCCCTTGTCTTTACCCTTGCCTTGATCCTTCCTCTCCTGCTCTCTATCCATACAAGCTCTCCTTCCTTGACACCTATCTTTTCAGCATCCTTAGGATTCATGTAGCAGTAAGCTTCCGGAACAGACCTGTAAAGCTCTGGTACCCTCATGGTCATAGTTCCTGAATGCCAGTGCTCAAGAACTCTCCCTGTTGCAAGCCAGAAGGGATACTCTTCATCAGGAACCTCTGGCGGTTCCATATAGGGTCTGAAGAATATCTTCGCCCTGTTGGTCAGGTCAACCTTTGTTCCTTCCTTGGGTCCAAGGAGCGTTCCCTCCGGTATCTGCTTCAGAGCGGGACCATAGAAGGCAAAGTCCTTACCTTTTGCATACTTTCTTGCGTAAGGGTCATACTTGGCATTAAACCTCCATAGGGTTTCCTTTCCATCAACAACAGGCCACCTGAGTCCTCTAACCTTGTGATAGGTATCAAAGTCCGCGAGGTCGTGGGCATGACCCAGACCGAAGAGCCTGTATTCCTCCCATAGCGCCTTCTGTATGAAAAAGCCGTAACCTTTCCAAGGTTGTCCGTCCGTACCCAGAACACCTCTCCTGTCCCCCTCCGCTGAGGTATTCAGATGCTTTTCTTTGGTTACAGGGTGGTAGGCAACGGGCTGAGGCCACCTTATATCTACGTTGGGTATGGTTCTCTTGAAAGCTTCCTCCGAGAACAGAACATCGTAAAGGGTCATTTCAGGGTCGTAGCCCATCTTCTTGGCTTCCTCAAGAACGTCAGGTAGAACCGTCCCATCGCTGAGCTTCCATTCCTTCCAACACTCTTTGAGTTTAAAGAACTTGGAGAACTCTATAAGATGCCATTCATCAGGCATAGCCTCACCGGGAGGTGTTACCTGCTGTTTCCAGTGCTGAGTTCTCCTTTCGGAGTTTCCGTAAGCTCCCCATTTCTCATAAATCATCGCTGCTGGCAGTATCAGGTCGGCTACCTTCGCTGATATTCCTGGATAGGAGTCGGACACAACTATAAAGTTGTCCATCTCTCTTGCAGCTTTTATCCAGTGGTTGGCGTTCGCAGTATCCTGCCATGGATTACAGACCATAACCCAAGCCCACTTTATCTTTCCGTCCTCCAGGTCCCTCATTATCTGGACTATGTTCGCCCCAACTTTGGGATTTATAGTTCCATGGGGAACCCTCCATATCTTTTCTGCTACCTCTCTGTGTTTCGGGTTGGTAACCACCATATCGGCAGGGAGCCTGTGGGCAAAAGTTCCAACCTCCCTGGCAGTTCCGCAGGCTGAAGGTTGTCCCGTAAGCGAGAAGGCTCCGCTTCCAGGCTTTGCATGCTTTCCAAGAAGGAGGTGAATAGCATAGTTCTGCTCGTTAACCCACGTTCCCCTTGTGTGCTGGTTAAAACCCATAGTCCAGAAAGAGACGACTTTTCTTCCTTTCTCTATGTAAAGCTCTGCCAGAGCCTTCAGCTTCTTTTTGAACTCCTCTAAAGGCTCGTCTGGGTCTCCCTTGGCAACCTTTGCTACATAATCAAGGGTATAAGGTTCAAGAGCCTTCTTGAACTCTTCAAAGCTTATAACCCAATGCTTGCCAGCCTGCTTTCTGTGCTTCATCTCAAGCTTGTCACCGGGTTTCAGGTTAAGGTATTTCAAGGCTACCGCCTCATCAGGGGATATCTCCTTGACAAGCTCCTTCCTCATGGTCTCCTTCTCTTTTTCTGTGTAGTTGGGGTGCTCCGGATTTCCTCTCATGCCGTAACCTATATCCACATAGCCGGTTGCAAAGGCGCAGTGGTTCTTAACGAACTCCCAATCTATAGCCTCAGGGTGGTTGTAAACTATCTCATGGAGTATATAGTTCTGTATAGCAAGGTCTGTATTGGGCTTAAAGATTATAGGTATATCTGCAAGGTCTATAGACCTGTGAGTAAAGGTTGAAAGGACAACCAGTTTTACCCTGTCTGGATTTGAAAGCTTTCTATCTATAACCCTAGCCCAGAGGACAGGGTGCATCTCCGCCATGTTTGAGCCCCAGAGGACAAAGGTATCAGTCAGCTCTATGTCGTCATAGCAACCCGCAGGCTCGTCAATACCAAAGGTTTGTATGAAAGCTGCAACTGCAGAAGCCATACAGTGTCTTGCGTTCGGGTCTATGTTGTTAGACCTGAAACCTGCCTTCATCAGCTTTGCAGCAGCGTAACCTTCCATTATGGTGTACTGCCCTGAGGAGAATATCGCTACACCTTCGGGACCAAGTTCGCTGTATGCCTCCTTAAACTTCTGAGCCATAACCTCGTAAGCTTTCTGCCAACTGACAGGTTTGAACTTCCCCTTTTTGTCAAACTCCCCTTTCTCGTTAACTCTAAGGAGTGGTTTGGTCAGCCTGTCAGCTCCATACTGAATCTTCGCGAGAAAGTAACCTTTAATACAGTTAAGACCTCTGTTAACGGGTGCTTTGGGGTCTCCCTTAACCGCAACTATCCTGTCATCCTTGACGGCAACCATAACACCACAACCGGTTCCGCAGAACCTGCAGACGGCTTTGTCCCAGCGCCAACCCGCCTCCGCCTTCGTGGCTTTAGCAAGGGCTTCCTTAGGAACGCTCATACCTACCGCAGTTGCGGCAGAAACAGCGGCTGCCACCTTCAGGAAGTCCCTACGTGAGACTCCCTGACCCTCTTTAACCACTACCTCAGCCATCTCAGTACCCTCCTGTTTGATTAAGGTCATATGATATACCTCATATAAGTAAGTATAAATTTTTCTGATAAAAAAATCAAATTTTCTTATAAAGAATTTTAGCCCTTACAACAAAGAGTTAAGGTCCCTTGAAGAAAAACACTGATAAGGCTGATAATTTTAGTTATTGAAAAAATGACCGATTAATCTAAAATAGGCGGAGGAGGTGAAAGATGATAAGAGAGGGAAACCTGAACCTGATAGACCAGTATCTTGAAGCAGCTGACCTTGCCAAACATAACGCAAACTTGGTTTACTCCTTACCGGCTATGGCTAACATCCTCTCCGGAGAAGTCATGAAAGAGTACATGTTAAGGAACATACTCTCTCAAGAGGAGAGGCTCATGCATGAGGAGGGATGGTGGTACCAGCATCAGCTTTCCCTATTGGGTCCTTACTGCGTAGGGTTCTCAGCAAGGGATATAGCTACGAACGGTTTGACCGCAAACACAAAGGTGATGCCCCGTTCAAGACCCCCTAAAAGGTTGAGGAACCTTCTTGATCAGTGTGCAAACTTTATATGCCTTATATCCCAGGAAGTTGCCGGAGCTGTAGCCCTCAATGACCTGATAACAGTTGCCTCCTCTTACGTCTGGTATGAGCACAGGTACCATGGGAGGAGATACTCCCTTGATGAAATATCGCACGCCTTTCAGAGTTTCCTCTACAACATAAACTTACCCTTCAGGAGTGGCAACAGTCCCTTTACAAACGTTACCCTTGAGTTTGGAAAACCAGCCCCCTCCCTTGAAGAGGAGTACATAGTGGTTGGCGGTAGAATTTTAGATACAAAGTACAGCGAAATACCCTCAGAGGTTTATGACAGAGTAGCCCTGGGCTTTCTGCAGGCTATGTGGGAAGGAGACGCAGATGGCAGGCCCTGGACCTTTCCCCTCATAACTGTCCAGGTCACAGACAACTTTAACTTTGAAGACCCCGTTTTCTTGGAGTTCTTGAAAAACATGGATAGACATGGGGGAGCATACTTTGAGAACTTCCTGAGTAAGCCCTTCTTAGAGAGAGGTCTTGAGCCGAGAAATCCGTATCTTCAGAGGAGTTTCTGTTGTCGTTTCCAGGTTGACCTGGGAGAGGTTCTCCGAGTATCCAACACAGGCTCCGTTTTTGGGAACGCCTCCGGCGTAGGTTCTATTGGCGTTATCTCCATAAACTTCAACAGGTTAGGTTGGATACACGCCGGCAACAGGGATAGCCTCTTTGAACACCTTGAAGACATACTATATAAAGCGAGAAGCGTATTGAATAAGAAGAGGGAGTTCATAGATAGTCATAGAGAGCTTTATCCCACCTTCTTTTATTACATGAAAGACCTTTCAACCCTTTTCAACACGATATCCTTACAGGGTGGTCACGAGGGTCTGATAAACTTCGGTTTTGTTACCAGAGACGATAGGGGCAGAATCGTTGAAGCAGAATCGGGACTTTTCCATCCGGAAGGGCTTAAGTTTGCCAAAGAGGTTGCGGACTTTATACTTTCCAAGCTTGAAGAGTTCATGAGGGAGGACAGGATACCATGGAACTTTGAGTATGCACCCGGTGAAACCGCAGGACCAAAGCTCGCTCAAAAAGACCTTGAGTTTTACAGGGATATAGGCGACGGGAGGTTTGATAGATACAAGCTTTACAGGAAATACTGGCTTGGGAAAGTGAACGGTAGGCCTCCCTTCATTAAGGGAAGCCCTGAAGGTTCTGGAGTGTTTTTAACCGCTGGGTTCCAGCCACCTTACGACGCTCCTCTGGGCAAACAGCTTGAAGTCTCCTCCCACACACAAAGGTTCGCGACAGGAGGAAGCATACAGCACATATTCCTGAATGAAAAACCCGATGAACACTCCTCCAAGGAGTTCGTTAAGAAGCTCTTTGAGAGGTTACCCATTATCTATATAACTCTCACACCAACCATGAGCGTGTGTAACTCCTGCGAGGCTAAGATAGTCGGTGAAAGGCATGAGTGTCCTTACTGCGGGTCTGATGACACGGTGATTTACTCCAGGGTCATAGGCTATTACAGACCTATCGCCAGAAAGGTAAAAAAGGTTGACAGGGAAAACTTTATATACGAAGGGGAAGAAAACTACTGGCAGGGAGGAAGGAGAGCCGACTGGGTAACAAGAAAGAAAGCCAACGTTGTGGAGCTAATGGAGGCTTCAAGATGGGATTGAGGTTTGTTTCCTACACCCTCTCCTCAAAGGACGTCCCAAGAAAGTGGAGTCTAGTAGCTTTCCTCCCAGGATGCAATCTTCGCTGCAAGCACTGTCACAACTGGAGACTCGTTGTAGGGGAGAAAGGGTACATCTTTGAGAGGGAAGTGATCCAGGAAGCCTCCCAGAACCCAATTATAGACACCGTGGTTCTGTCTGGAGGAGAACCCACAGTTCACAGCCCCGACAGGTTAAGAGCCTTCATAGAGAGAATTAAAAACAGGAACCCTGATGTAAAGGTGAGGATTGATACAAACGGCTACAATCCAGAGGTGATGAAGAAACTTGTGGACATTGTAGATGGCTTTGCCGTTGATATTAAAGCACCAATATCAAACGTGGAACTGTATGAATTTACAACGGGGACGAGCAAGATAGATATGGGCAGGATAAGGGAGAGCATAGGTGTAGCGGACCAGCTGCCCCTTACCATATACAGGACTCCGAGGTATCCCTGGCTGTTGCAGGAAGATATAGAAGAGATAAGGGAGTTTACCGACGACCTTAGTTCTCCCTGGTTCCTAAACGAGTTTTTTGAAGTCCCTTCCTGTCCCTTCAATACCTAAATGGCTCCTCGCCCCCTGCTTTCTCCCCCTTCTTTTAAGCTCTTCCTCAATAGCCCTAATGACCTCAAGCTTCCTTTCGTAAACGCAGTAGTCCGGTGAAAGTAACTTGTCCCTTTCTGCTTCCGCTGTGAGTCTGTGAACTACCGTGCTTTCTGGTATAAGTTCAAGCATATCTGCAGCATACCTGGCATACTCTTCAAGGTTTAAGGTCTTGAATCTCCCCTTTTCAAGCAGGCGGGCAAGGGCTGTATTCCTCATAACGTATATGGGATGTATCTTTATCCCATCAGCTCCCAAAGCTGAGACGAGCTTCGCAGTTTCCAAGAAGTCATCCCGGCTCTCTCCAGGAAGACCAACTATAGTGTGGATACACACTTTAAGTCCATAAGCCTTCGCTCTCAGTGTCGCATCTACGAGGTCCGATACACCGTGAGCTCTATTTATCCTTTTAAGGGTTTCAAAGTTAGCAGACTGGAGACCGTACTCTATCCAGACCTCAAGTCCCCTCTCCTTATAGGAAGCCATCAGCCCCAAAACCCAATCCGGTGCACAGTCAGGTCTCGTCCCAACATCAAGCCCCACCACTTCTTCATAATCCAATACAGTGTTGTAAAGTCTCTCAAGATACTCTTTATCCCCGTAGGTGTTGGTGTAAGACTGGAAGTAAACAAAGAAGCGTGTTCTTTTACCGTACCTCTCTATTCCCCTTCTTATCCCAGCCTCTATCTGTTCTCTAAGAGACACACCAGTGGACAGGTGAGCAGGTCTTGAGCCTCTATAACAGTAAATACACCCGCCTCTACTCTTTGTCCCATCTATGTTAGGACAGGTAAAAGGCAAAGCGACGGGTATCTTCTGAACCCTCCTTCCAAACCTCTCTTTGGCATAAAGACGGAAGAAGTTTATCCTCTCCATTTCTGTTAATTATGACTAACTCATCATCTATTAACAATATATGATTTTTCCTAATGGAAATGAATTTAAGTAGTACCACGGTCACATTTATACAGTATGTACTAAAATCTTTTTAAAAGGAAAGGATGGCTCTCGCACCGCAATGCAGTAAAGGACAGAGAGAAACTTATTGAAAGTCTTCTGAAGGGAAGCAAAGGTAAATGGGGAGATAGCGCTATGCCGCCCCAGAAGCTCACCGATGAAGAGGCCAGGATAATTGTTGAGTGGATTTTGCAGCTGAAATATGAGCTTAAATAGTTGCTAAAACAGCGTTTTGGTTTATAATTTAATTCATGATGATCTACTCAGATACGGTTCGCTACGCCCTTATGGCGTTGGCTTACTTAGCTCTCCATAAAGATAGGTTAGTAAAAGCTGAGGAGATAGCAAAGGCACAGAACATTCCCAGGCCTTTCCTCTCCAAAATACTTCACGAGCTTGCAAAGAGGGAGGTTCTCCTATCTGTCAAGGGACCTAAAGGAGGCTTCGCCCTTAAGGTTGACCCTAAGGAGCTCTCCATGTGGGATGTGGTTGTCCTTATGGGTGAGGAGAACAAGTTTCAGACCTGCGTACTTATGCCCGAGAAGTGCGACGTCTACGAGACTAACCCTTGCATAGTCCACCATAGATGGGAGAAGTTAAAGAGGAAGATAATAGACTTCCTCAAGGAAACCACCATTGCGGACCTAATCAGTGTTGAGGAAAGGCACCTTGCTGAGCTCCTCTCCTCAGGTAAGTAAGGATACCGGAGAGTAGGTTTAAGAAGAGCGTAGCGAAGGAAACGAGGTAAGACAGAGCTGTGATGAGCCATAGTACTCTGACCTCAGAAAAAAAGGAAACAAGGAATATAAATATGCTCATTAGGTGCATGTAATAGCTCCACCAAACCCTTTTGGGTCTTATAACCTCGTGCATTGTTGGGGCGTTGGGGATACCCTTATTGGAAAGGTGTATCCATACCAGAAAGGGTATTATCCTGTACATCATAGCCATTATCACGCTCTGGGCAAAAGTTCCAAAGGTAAAGAGGAAGAGAAGGAAAACCCTAAACTCCCTTTCTATGAAAGGGTAGAGGAGGCAAGATAAGAAAAGAAAAAACATCCCCGTATACCATAAGCTTATAAGCGGGTCACTTATCTTTCTTCTTCTTCTTAAAAGCCTTGTGACTGTGAGAACCACAAAGGAAATATACAGGAGGGAAAGGAGAAGTTTTGTAGACCAATGGAAGCCCGTGAGGAGGTTGAAAAAAAACAGTAGGGTCAACGCATAGGGGAGGTTGTACGAGAAAAATCTCAGATAGGGAGGTGTTACAAAGAACATTTCTATAACCTGAAAAGCCACAGAGGCTATGAGAAGAGCAACCCAACCCCAGAGCATCAGGCTCACATGTAGCTGGAGTAGGTAAGTGTAGCTTACGAGAAAAACTCCTTTCAGCCCAAACAGTAAGAGTAAACCTGTAAGAAAGGCTCCCAAGAAGAAAGCAAGGGCAAACTTCATACCGAGGGAGGTAGGGCTGTAGCTTTTGAGCTTAAGAAGTTTAAAAAGCATCATAGGGGCTACGAATAGAAAGCTTATAGAGAGTATGAATAAGCCTGTATAAAGAACGGTGTCGTGGGAAAGCAGGAAACCGGTGACAAACAGAAGTGTTCCAAGGGTGAGCGTTACATGGGTGAAGGCGGCTTTGGGCAAAGGGTTTTCAATTGTAGCTCCCGCAACCACAGGAAGCATCTGAAATAGAGCTCCGAACATAGTCATAGCCATAAAACCAACGGTGTATGTATGAACGAGTGCCTGAAGACTGAAGGTTCCTGTAAACAGCATGTAAAGGGAAATAAGAACCCCAAAGAGGCAAAACAAGGAAGCCGTAAGGAAGAACCTCGCAACTATACTAAAGGGCGGAAGATACAGCAGGTTAAGTCCTGCAGGTATCATACTTCTCCAAGCTCCGCCATCTTCTCAACCATCTCCTCTGACTCTAAGTGCTGGTCGGACATAGGGTAAAGGATCTGTTCCTCCTTCATGTTGTGTTGCTGTATAAGAATCATCAGGGATTCTCCGATAGAGAGGAACTCATCCTTATTCTGGGTTTCAAGGGCTTTCTCAAGCCTCTCCAAAAGCTCCCTCGCCTGAGCATGTTCGTGTCTCATAACCTGCGTGGGTCCCATGACTATTCCCGTTCTTTCCTCAAACTCCGGAAAGAGAACTTCCTCCTCCTTTTGGAAGTGAAGGAGAGTCTTTTCTTTAAACTCTCTAAAGGCTTCTTTAGCCTTTTCCCAGTTACCTTCCGTGACAGCCTTTTCGGCTTCAGCATAGTAGCTATCACACTTCCTGTGTTCTTCCGTCATGTACTGAGCTATCATCATCCTGCTCACCTCCTGTGAGTAAACATTAGTTTATATAATATTCCTGTGGAGTACCTTTTCAATTTTCTCCTCGCCCTCCATGTTTTATCAAATTCAGTCCTTTTAGGCTCTATGTTCATGTTCCTGCTTGTCTGCAAAGCAGATTGTCGGGCTGTACCTGTACACTCCTTCACCCTGAGCTTTTCCCTTCTTTACTTCGTTTCCTTTACGACAGGTTTGTGGCTAGTCATTGAAGTGGGCTTCAGTAAGAGGGAAGTCATCATGTTAACCGGCTTCCTCCTCTCCTTCGGCTCTTTCACCACCATGGTTTCGGTTCGCAAACCTAAAAGCATCTTCTACTCACGTCTATGTGCCCTTAGCTTCCTCTCTTACCTTACCACCTTTCTCCTCACATACCTCCTAAGGTAAAGAAACCCTTTTCCTCATGGTAAGTGATAGCAAGGCTTGTTGCCGGTTTGACCTCTCTCTCAAGCCTGAAAGTGTATGTCTTATCCGGATTCTCAGTTTCTATAACTTTTAACTCAAAGGTGTGTTCGCCTGGCTGGAGTAAAAACTCTTCATAAACGTATATAGACGCATCCTTCCTAAGCCCTCTGGGGTCGTACTTTTTCTTCAGCAGAGGTTTCCCATCAACTAAGAAGGTTACCTCAATGGGAGAGCGTTCCACAGCTATATTCTGCATAGCCTGCATGTGTTTGAGTTTGCTATACGCCTTTCCCCCTTTCCTTACGGGTGATGAACGGTACTTAAAGGTTATAACCGAAAGAGCTTTATCCGCAGGATAAAAGTCTATTCTGTGGGTAGTGAGGGGATAAAAGCTCAGGAAGGGTATGAACAGGATAACGGGAGCGAGGATGTGGTTCAGCTTGCCCCGGGATATTATAGTCACATCCTCTGGAATCCTGTTCTCCCTAAGCTCCTGGAGGAATTTGTCTATATCGGAGCTCACATCTACGACGTTGGGGGCTTCTATCACCCTTACCCTGCCCCTCTCTACGTTCTTGAGTAACCTGGGTCTCCTTTTGCCAGTGAACCTCTCTTCTGTCCACTCAACACCCTCCCTGAAGTAACAGTCTGGTCCATCACAGGACACAAGAAGTACACCGTTGGTGTGTTTTAAGTAGTCCTTTATCCAAACTGCGTTAAGAGCCCCTGCACAGGGGAGTGTGTAAACCTTTATA from Hydrogenivirga caldilitoris includes these protein-coding regions:
- the napG gene encoding ferredoxin-type protein NapG; the protein is MAKDKPPTPRGETRRKFLVRTMQAIGISIVGGVVWGAFVKENTYDPLVIRPPGALPGDEFLKKCIKCGLCVEACANRPSVPYEGGKKKVTLRLATPGDNKPLGTPYFIPRDVPCYMCEDIPCVPACPTGALEPDLVSTLKDGQKKLDITKARMGVAVIDQKNCIAYWGLRCDACYRVCPLLDKAIYIEVYRNPRTGKHAFMVPKVDPDHCTGCGLCEHACVTEKAAIFVLPRDIALGRAGKHYMKGWEEQQPQEAPERIRGLGHESVENYLNTEDLLNE
- the napA gene encoding nitrate reductase catalytic subunit NapA — protein: MAEVVVKEGQGVSRRDFLKVAAAVSAATAVGMSVPKEALAKATKAEAGWRWDKAVCRFCGTGCGVMVAVKDDRIVAVKGDPKAPVNRGLNCIKGYFLAKIQYGADRLTKPLLRVNEKGEFDKKGKFKPVSWQKAYEVMAQKFKEAYSELGPEGVAIFSSGQYTIMEGYAAAKLMKAGFRSNNIDPNARHCMASAVAAFIQTFGIDEPAGCYDDIELTDTFVLWGSNMAEMHPVLWARVIDRKLSNPDRVKLVVLSTFTHRSIDLADIPIIFKPNTDLAIQNYILHEIVYNHPEAIDWEFVKNHCAFATGYVDIGYGMRGNPEHPNYTEKEKETMRKELVKEISPDEAVALKYLNLKPGDKLEMKHRKQAGKHWVISFEEFKKALEPYTLDYVAKVAKGDPDEPLEEFKKKLKALAELYIEKGRKVVSFWTMGFNQHTRGTWVNEQNYAIHLLLGKHAKPGSGAFSLTGQPSACGTAREVGTFAHRLPADMVVTNPKHREVAEKIWRVPHGTINPKVGANIVQIMRDLEDGKIKWAWVMVCNPWQDTANANHWIKAAREMDNFIVVSDSYPGISAKVADLILPAAMIYEKWGAYGNSERRTQHWKQQVTPPGEAMPDEWHLIEFSKFFKLKECWKEWKLSDGTVLPDVLEEAKKMGYDPEMTLYDVLFSEEAFKRTIPNVDIRWPQPVAYHPVTKEKHLNTSAEGDRRGVLGTDGQPWKGYGFFIQKALWEEYRLFGLGHAHDLADFDTYHKVRGLRWPVVDGKETLWRFNAKYDPYARKYAKGKDFAFYGPALKQIPEGTLLGPKEGTKVDLTNRAKIFFRPYMEPPEVPDEEYPFWLATGRVLEHWHSGTMTMRVPELYRSVPEAYCYMNPKDAEKIGVKEGELVWIESRRGRIKARVKTRGRNRPPRGLVFVPWFDERVYINKVTLDQRCPISKQTDYKKCAVKIYPA
- the nrdD gene encoding anaerobic ribonucleoside-triphosphate reductase: MIREGNLNLIDQYLEAADLAKHNANLVYSLPAMANILSGEVMKEYMLRNILSQEERLMHEEGWWYQHQLSLLGPYCVGFSARDIATNGLTANTKVMPRSRPPKRLRNLLDQCANFICLISQEVAGAVALNDLITVASSYVWYEHRYHGRRYSLDEISHAFQSFLYNINLPFRSGNSPFTNVTLEFGKPAPSLEEEYIVVGGRILDTKYSEIPSEVYDRVALGFLQAMWEGDADGRPWTFPLITVQVTDNFNFEDPVFLEFLKNMDRHGGAYFENFLSKPFLERGLEPRNPYLQRSFCCRFQVDLGEVLRVSNTGSVFGNASGVGSIGVISINFNRLGWIHAGNRDSLFEHLEDILYKARSVLNKKREFIDSHRELYPTFFYYMKDLSTLFNTISLQGGHEGLINFGFVTRDDRGRIVEAESGLFHPEGLKFAKEVADFILSKLEEFMREDRIPWNFEYAPGETAGPKLAQKDLEFYRDIGDGRFDRYKLYRKYWLGKVNGRPPFIKGSPEGSGVFLTAGFQPPYDAPLGKQLEVSSHTQRFATGGSIQHIFLNEKPDEHSSKEFVKKLFERLPIIYITLTPTMSVCNSCEAKIVGERHECPYCGSDDTVIYSRVIGYYRPIARKVKKVDRENFIYEGEENYWQGGRRADWVTRKKANVVELMEASRWD
- a CDS encoding radical SAM protein, translated to MGLRFVSYTLSSKDVPRKWSLVAFLPGCNLRCKHCHNWRLVVGEKGYIFEREVIQEASQNPIIDTVVLSGGEPTVHSPDRLRAFIERIKNRNPDVKVRIDTNGYNPEVMKKLVDIVDGFAVDIKAPISNVELYEFTTGTSKIDMGRIRESIGVADQLPLTIYRTPRYPWLLQEDIEEIREFTDDLSSPWFLNEFFEVPSCPFNT
- a CDS encoding TIGR01212 family radical SAM protein (This family includes YhcC from E. coli K-12, an uncharacterized radical SAM protein.), with amino-acid sequence MERINFFRLYAKERFGRRVQKIPVALPFTCPNIDGTKSRGGCIYCYRGSRPAHLSTGVSLREQIEAGIRRGIERYGKRTRFFVYFQSYTNTYGDKEYLERLYNTVLDYEEVVGLDVGTRPDCAPDWVLGLMASYKERGLEVWIEYGLQSANFETLKRINRAHGVSDLVDATLRAKAYGLKVCIHTIVGLPGESRDDFLETAKLVSALGADGIKIHPIYVMRNTALARLLEKGRFKTLNLEEYARYAADMLELIPESTVVHRLTAEAERDKLLSPDYCVYERKLEVIRAIEEELKRRGRKQGARSHLGIEGTGRDFKKLV
- a CDS encoding RrF2 family transcriptional regulator; this encodes MMIYSDTVRYALMALAYLALHKDRLVKAEEIAKAQNIPRPFLSKILHELAKREVLLSVKGPKGGFALKVDPKELSMWDVVVLMGEENKFQTCVLMPEKCDVYETNPCIVHHRWEKLKRKIIDFLKETTIADLISVEERHLAELLSSGK
- a CDS encoding hemerythrin domain-containing protein; its protein translation is MMIAQYMTEEHRKCDSYYAEAEKAVTEGNWEKAKEAFREFKEKTLLHFQKEEEVLFPEFEERTGIVMGPTQVMRHEHAQARELLERLEKALETQNKDEFLSIGESLMILIQQHNMKEEQILYPMSDQHLESEEMVEKMAELGEV